A window from Mustela erminea isolate mMusErm1 chromosome 17, mMusErm1.Pri, whole genome shotgun sequence encodes these proteins:
- the RNASEL gene encoding 2-5A-dependent ribonuclease isoform X3, whose protein sequence is METKSPNSLQESSTPSDTETTSGDGIQLLKAVKEGNIELLQQLLEGGAEVNFQDEWGWSALHNAVQCCREDMVNLLLHYGADPCLKKKNGATPFIIAGIVGNVELLKLFLSKGADVNECDDNGFTAFMEAAVHGEEEALKFLYENGAEVNLSRKTKENQKRLRKGGATALMDAAENGHADILKILLDEMGADVKARDNMGRNALMYAFRKSDNGNLVDIIPLLLYHGADVNVRGEKGKTPLILAVERGHLGLVQMLLEQEHIEIDDTDSEGKTALLLAVELKQKEIAQLLCNKGASTDCGDLVMIARRNYDAPLVKLLLSHGAREDGCPPVEDWKPQSSRWGKALEHLRRIYRPMIGNLKIFIDEEYKITDTSEGGIYLGFYEGQEVAVKRFSEGSTRGQQEVSCLQSSRVNNDLVTFYGSESYKDCLYVCLALCEQTLEEHFAACSGEAVENEEDVFARNVLSSVFKAVEKLHLLCGYTHQDLCPQNILIDSENAICLADFDESVKRAGEPQEIKRDLQALGWLVLYVVRKGEVPFETLKTKSNEEVIRLSPDEETRDLIRCLFNAGDNVQGHLNGLLGHPFFWSWENRYRTLRDVGNESDIKKGVFKSKIVQLLQPEKSECSRSFARWTSKMIHHTHNCCLGVHLSCSPLNSTREETVHCLVHC, encoded by the exons ATGGAGACCAAGAGCCCTAACAGCCTTCAGGAGAGTTCCACACCCTCCGACACTGAGACGACATCAGGGGATGGCATTCAGTTACTCAAAGCTGTTAAAGAAGGAAACATCGAGCTGCTCCAGCAATTGCTGGAAGGAGGGGCTGAGGTCAACTTCCAGGATGAATGGGGCTGGTCAGCTTTGCATAACGCCGTACAATGTTGCCGGGAGGACATGGTGAATCTTCTGCTTCACTATGGTGCAGACCCTTGTCTAAAGAAGAAGAATGGGGCCACTCCCTTCATCATTGCTGGGATTGTGGGAAATGTGGAGCTGCTCAAACTTTTCCTTTCTAAAGGAGCAGATGTCAATGAGTGTGATGATAACGGCTTCACAGCTTTCATGGAAGCTGCTGTGCATGGTGAGGAGGAAGCCTTAAAATTCCTGTATGAGAATGGCGCAGAGGTGAATTTGAGTCGAAAGACAAAGGAGAATCAGAAGAGGCTTAGAAAAGGAGGGGCCACAGCTCTAATGGATGCTGCTGAAAATGGACATGCAGACATCTTGAAGATCCTCCTTGATGAGATGGGGGCAGATGTCAAAGCCCGTGACAATATGGGCAGAAATGCTTTGATGTATGCCTTTAGGAAGTCTGATAATGGAAACTTGGTGGACATCATTCCCCTTCTGCTGTACCACGGGGCTGATGTCAATGtgaggggagaaaaagggaagacaCCCCTGATCCTGGCAGTGGAAAGGGGGCACTTGGGTTTAGTGCAGATGCTTCTGGAACAAGAACATATAGAGATTGATGACACAGACAGTGAGGGCAAAACAGCGCTTCTGTTGGCTGTCGAACTCAAACAGAAGGAAATTGCTCAACTCTTATGCAACAAAGGAGCCAGCACAGACTGTGGGGATCTTGTGATGATAGCGAGACGCAATTATGACGCTCCCCTTGTAaagctgcttctctctcatgGGGCCAGAGAAGATGGTTGCCCTCCTGTGGAAGACTGGAAGCCTCAGAGCTCACGCTGGGGGAAGGCCTTGGAACATCTCCGCAGAATATACCGCCCTATGATTGGCAATCTCAAGATCTTTATTgatgaagaatataaaatcacTGACACTTCTGAAGGGGGCATCTACCTTGGGTTCTATGAAGGGCAGGAAGTAGCTGTGAAGCGATTCTCTGAAGGCAGCACACGCGGACAACAGGAAGTCTCCTGTCTGCAGAGCAGCCGAGTAAACAATGACTTGGTGACATTCTATGGGAGTGAGAGCTACAAGGACTGTCTGTATGTGTGTCTTGCCCTCTGTGAGCAGACCCTGGAGGAACACTTCGCCGCGTGCAGCGGGGAGGCTGTGGAAAATGAGGAAGATGTGTTTGCCCGAAATGTCCTCTCATCTGTATTTAAGGCTGTTGAGAAACTCCATCTGCTGTGTGGATATACACACCAGGATCTATGCCCACAAAACATCTTAATAG ATTCCGAGAATGCTATTTGCCTGGCAGATTTTGATGAAAGCGTCAAGAGGGCTGGAGAGCCGCAGGAAATCAAGAGAGATCTACAG GCCCTCGGATGGCTGGTCCTGTATGTGGTGAGGAAGGGAGAAGTCCCTTTTGAGACACTGAAGACTAAAAGTAATGAAGAGGTGATTCGACTttctccagatgaggaaactcggGACCTCATTCGTTGCCTGTTTAACGCAGGAGACAACGTGCAGGGGCACCTGAACGGCCTGCTGGGTCATCCCTTCTTTTGGAGTTGGGAGAA CCGCTATAGGACCCTGAGAGATGTGGGAAATGAATCTGACATTAAAAAGGGTGTGTTTAAAAGCAAGATTGTCCAACTACTGCAACCTGAAAAATCTGAATGTTCCAGAAGTTTTGCCAGGTGGACTTCTAAG ATGATACATCACACTCATAATTGCTGCCTTGGCGTCCATCTTTCCTGCTCCCCTTTAAATTCCACAAGGGAAGAGACTGTCCATTGTCTTGTCCACTGCTGA
- the RNASEL gene encoding 2-5A-dependent ribonuclease isoform X2, producing the protein METKSPNSLQESSTPSDTETTSGDGIQLLKAVKEGNIELLQQLLEGGAEVNFQDEWGWSALHNAVQCCREDMVNLLLHYGADPCLKKKNGATPFIIAGIVGNVELLKLFLSKGADVNECDDNGFTAFMEAAVHGEEEALKFLYENGAEVNLSRKTKENQKRLRKGGATALMDAAENGHADILKILLDEMGADVKARDNMGRNALMYAFRKSDNGNLVDIIPLLLYHGADVNVRGEKGKTPLILAVERGHLGLVQMLLEQEHIEIDDTDSEGKTALLLAVELKQKEIAQLLCNKGASTDCGDLVMIARRNYDAPLVKLLLSHGAREDGCPPVEDWKPQSSRWGKALEHLRRIYRPMIGNLKIFIDEEYKITDTSEGGIYLGFYEGQEVAVKRFSEGSTRGQQEVSCLQSSRVNNDLVTFYGSESYKDCLYVCLALCEQTLEEHFAACSGEAVENEEDVFARNVLSSVFKAVEKLHLLCGYTHQDLCPQNILIDSENAICLADFDESVKRAGEPQEIKRDLQALGWLVLYVVRKGEVPFETLKTKSNEEVIRLSPDEETRDLIRCLFNAGDNVQGHLNGLLGHPFFWSWENRYRTLRDVGNESDIKKGVFKSKIVQLLQPEKSECSRSFARWTSKAWLNQGVEKGTSLPSSPAQSPSALLGQRPGLPDRQTLT; encoded by the exons ATGGAGACCAAGAGCCCTAACAGCCTTCAGGAGAGTTCCACACCCTCCGACACTGAGACGACATCAGGGGATGGCATTCAGTTACTCAAAGCTGTTAAAGAAGGAAACATCGAGCTGCTCCAGCAATTGCTGGAAGGAGGGGCTGAGGTCAACTTCCAGGATGAATGGGGCTGGTCAGCTTTGCATAACGCCGTACAATGTTGCCGGGAGGACATGGTGAATCTTCTGCTTCACTATGGTGCAGACCCTTGTCTAAAGAAGAAGAATGGGGCCACTCCCTTCATCATTGCTGGGATTGTGGGAAATGTGGAGCTGCTCAAACTTTTCCTTTCTAAAGGAGCAGATGTCAATGAGTGTGATGATAACGGCTTCACAGCTTTCATGGAAGCTGCTGTGCATGGTGAGGAGGAAGCCTTAAAATTCCTGTATGAGAATGGCGCAGAGGTGAATTTGAGTCGAAAGACAAAGGAGAATCAGAAGAGGCTTAGAAAAGGAGGGGCCACAGCTCTAATGGATGCTGCTGAAAATGGACATGCAGACATCTTGAAGATCCTCCTTGATGAGATGGGGGCAGATGTCAAAGCCCGTGACAATATGGGCAGAAATGCTTTGATGTATGCCTTTAGGAAGTCTGATAATGGAAACTTGGTGGACATCATTCCCCTTCTGCTGTACCACGGGGCTGATGTCAATGtgaggggagaaaaagggaagacaCCCCTGATCCTGGCAGTGGAAAGGGGGCACTTGGGTTTAGTGCAGATGCTTCTGGAACAAGAACATATAGAGATTGATGACACAGACAGTGAGGGCAAAACAGCGCTTCTGTTGGCTGTCGAACTCAAACAGAAGGAAATTGCTCAACTCTTATGCAACAAAGGAGCCAGCACAGACTGTGGGGATCTTGTGATGATAGCGAGACGCAATTATGACGCTCCCCTTGTAaagctgcttctctctcatgGGGCCAGAGAAGATGGTTGCCCTCCTGTGGAAGACTGGAAGCCTCAGAGCTCACGCTGGGGGAAGGCCTTGGAACATCTCCGCAGAATATACCGCCCTATGATTGGCAATCTCAAGATCTTTATTgatgaagaatataaaatcacTGACACTTCTGAAGGGGGCATCTACCTTGGGTTCTATGAAGGGCAGGAAGTAGCTGTGAAGCGATTCTCTGAAGGCAGCACACGCGGACAACAGGAAGTCTCCTGTCTGCAGAGCAGCCGAGTAAACAATGACTTGGTGACATTCTATGGGAGTGAGAGCTACAAGGACTGTCTGTATGTGTGTCTTGCCCTCTGTGAGCAGACCCTGGAGGAACACTTCGCCGCGTGCAGCGGGGAGGCTGTGGAAAATGAGGAAGATGTGTTTGCCCGAAATGTCCTCTCATCTGTATTTAAGGCTGTTGAGAAACTCCATCTGCTGTGTGGATATACACACCAGGATCTATGCCCACAAAACATCTTAATAG ATTCCGAGAATGCTATTTGCCTGGCAGATTTTGATGAAAGCGTCAAGAGGGCTGGAGAGCCGCAGGAAATCAAGAGAGATCTACAG GCCCTCGGATGGCTGGTCCTGTATGTGGTGAGGAAGGGAGAAGTCCCTTTTGAGACACTGAAGACTAAAAGTAATGAAGAGGTGATTCGACTttctccagatgaggaaactcggGACCTCATTCGTTGCCTGTTTAACGCAGGAGACAACGTGCAGGGGCACCTGAACGGCCTGCTGGGTCATCCCTTCTTTTGGAGTTGGGAGAA CCGCTATAGGACCCTGAGAGATGTGGGAAATGAATCTGACATTAAAAAGGGTGTGTTTAAAAGCAAGATTGTCCAACTACTGCAACCTGAAAAATCTGAATGTTCCAGAAGTTTTGCCAGGTGGACTTCTAAG GCCTGGCTCAACCAAGGGGTGGAAAAGGGgacttccctgccttcctctccagcccAGTCCCCCTCTGCCCTTTTGGGTCAGAGGCCAGGCCTTCCTGACAGACAGACTCTCACCTAG
- the RNASEL gene encoding 2-5A-dependent ribonuclease isoform X1 — translation METKSPNSLQESSTPSDTETTSGDGIQLLKAVKEGNIELLQQLLEGGAEVNFQDEWGWSALHNAVQCCREDMVNLLLHYGADPCLKKKNGATPFIIAGIVGNVELLKLFLSKGADVNECDDNGFTAFMEAAVHGEEEALKFLYENGAEVNLSRKTKENQKRLRKGGATALMDAAENGHADILKILLDEMGADVKARDNMGRNALMYAFRKSDNGNLVDIIPLLLYHGADVNVRGEKGKTPLILAVERGHLGLVQMLLEQEHIEIDDTDSEGKTALLLAVELKQKEIAQLLCNKGASTDCGDLVMIARRNYDAPLVKLLLSHGAREDGCPPVEDWKPQSSRWGKALEHLRRIYRPMIGNLKIFIDEEYKITDTSEGGIYLGFYEGQEVAVKRFSEGSTRGQQEVSCLQSSRVNNDLVTFYGSESYKDCLYVCLALCEQTLEEHFAACSGEAVENEEDVFARNVLSSVFKAVEKLHLLCGYTHQDLCPQNILIDSENAICLADFDESVKRAGEPQEIKRDLQALGWLVLYVVRKGEVPFETLKTKSNEEVIRLSPDEETRDLIRCLFNAGDNVQGHLNGLLGHPFFWSWENRYRTLRDVGNESDIKKGVFKSKIVQLLQPEKSECSRSFARWTSKIDTYVMNEMNEFYITKRRPPYKNTLSDLLKFIRNLGEHINEDKNKDMKSRIGEPFPYLQKRFPDLVMYVYKKLQNTEYRKHFPKNSQSEKALA, via the exons ATGGAGACCAAGAGCCCTAACAGCCTTCAGGAGAGTTCCACACCCTCCGACACTGAGACGACATCAGGGGATGGCATTCAGTTACTCAAAGCTGTTAAAGAAGGAAACATCGAGCTGCTCCAGCAATTGCTGGAAGGAGGGGCTGAGGTCAACTTCCAGGATGAATGGGGCTGGTCAGCTTTGCATAACGCCGTACAATGTTGCCGGGAGGACATGGTGAATCTTCTGCTTCACTATGGTGCAGACCCTTGTCTAAAGAAGAAGAATGGGGCCACTCCCTTCATCATTGCTGGGATTGTGGGAAATGTGGAGCTGCTCAAACTTTTCCTTTCTAAAGGAGCAGATGTCAATGAGTGTGATGATAACGGCTTCACAGCTTTCATGGAAGCTGCTGTGCATGGTGAGGAGGAAGCCTTAAAATTCCTGTATGAGAATGGCGCAGAGGTGAATTTGAGTCGAAAGACAAAGGAGAATCAGAAGAGGCTTAGAAAAGGAGGGGCCACAGCTCTAATGGATGCTGCTGAAAATGGACATGCAGACATCTTGAAGATCCTCCTTGATGAGATGGGGGCAGATGTCAAAGCCCGTGACAATATGGGCAGAAATGCTTTGATGTATGCCTTTAGGAAGTCTGATAATGGAAACTTGGTGGACATCATTCCCCTTCTGCTGTACCACGGGGCTGATGTCAATGtgaggggagaaaaagggaagacaCCCCTGATCCTGGCAGTGGAAAGGGGGCACTTGGGTTTAGTGCAGATGCTTCTGGAACAAGAACATATAGAGATTGATGACACAGACAGTGAGGGCAAAACAGCGCTTCTGTTGGCTGTCGAACTCAAACAGAAGGAAATTGCTCAACTCTTATGCAACAAAGGAGCCAGCACAGACTGTGGGGATCTTGTGATGATAGCGAGACGCAATTATGACGCTCCCCTTGTAaagctgcttctctctcatgGGGCCAGAGAAGATGGTTGCCCTCCTGTGGAAGACTGGAAGCCTCAGAGCTCACGCTGGGGGAAGGCCTTGGAACATCTCCGCAGAATATACCGCCCTATGATTGGCAATCTCAAGATCTTTATTgatgaagaatataaaatcacTGACACTTCTGAAGGGGGCATCTACCTTGGGTTCTATGAAGGGCAGGAAGTAGCTGTGAAGCGATTCTCTGAAGGCAGCACACGCGGACAACAGGAAGTCTCCTGTCTGCAGAGCAGCCGAGTAAACAATGACTTGGTGACATTCTATGGGAGTGAGAGCTACAAGGACTGTCTGTATGTGTGTCTTGCCCTCTGTGAGCAGACCCTGGAGGAACACTTCGCCGCGTGCAGCGGGGAGGCTGTGGAAAATGAGGAAGATGTGTTTGCCCGAAATGTCCTCTCATCTGTATTTAAGGCTGTTGAGAAACTCCATCTGCTGTGTGGATATACACACCAGGATCTATGCCCACAAAACATCTTAATAG ATTCCGAGAATGCTATTTGCCTGGCAGATTTTGATGAAAGCGTCAAGAGGGCTGGAGAGCCGCAGGAAATCAAGAGAGATCTACAG GCCCTCGGATGGCTGGTCCTGTATGTGGTGAGGAAGGGAGAAGTCCCTTTTGAGACACTGAAGACTAAAAGTAATGAAGAGGTGATTCGACTttctccagatgaggaaactcggGACCTCATTCGTTGCCTGTTTAACGCAGGAGACAACGTGCAGGGGCACCTGAACGGCCTGCTGGGTCATCCCTTCTTTTGGAGTTGGGAGAA CCGCTATAGGACCCTGAGAGATGTGGGAAATGAATCTGACATTAAAAAGGGTGTGTTTAAAAGCAAGATTGTCCAACTACTGCAACCTGAAAAATCTGAATGTTCCAGAAGTTTTGCCAGGTGGACTTCTAAG attgaCACATATgttatgaatgaaatgaatgagttTTATATAACTAAAAGAAGGCCTCCTTATAAGAACACTCTGAGTGATCTGTTAAAGTTCATCCGGAATTTGGGAGAACATattaatgaagacaaaaataaaga CATGAAGTCGAGAATTGGAGAACCTTTCCCGTATTTGCAAAAGAGATTTCCTGATCTGGTCATGTATGTCTATAAAAAGCTACAGAACACGGAATACAGAAAGCATTTCCCCAAAAACTCACAATCCGAAAAAGCACTGGCGTGA